The DNA sequence CACCAGCGATTCGCGACTGTCCGAACAGGAAGACGAAGCAATCGCCATGTCCATGGTGCCAACATCCTGACAGCATCAGGCCAGGAGCCCCGGCGACGGGAAGCTCCTGGCCCACGCGTCCAACACTGCCATAAAGCCATCGCCCGGCCATCACTCTCTGCCACGCAAGAAAACGCCATCCGACGTTAGGAACGCCGCCTCAACGCAACAGTTTCAGCGCGCTCAGTCGCTGAGGCGGAGCTGCCTGTCGCCTACTCAGTATCATCAGCAGCAGCATCACGCGCATCGTCAGCAGGAGAGCTCGTTGCATTTCGAGTACTTTGTGCCGCGAAGCGTCAGCGAGTTCAACCTGGCCGCAGCGGCAGTCACCGACATTGCTGTCCCCCCGCCGCCGCCCTCGTCCGTTCTAAGACCCGCCTCCGCGATCACGCCCCCGGTCGCTTCCGT is a window from the Hylaeus volcanicus isolate JK05 chromosome 7, UHH_iyHylVolc1.0_haploid, whole genome shotgun sequence genome containing:
- the LOC128879905 gene encoding uncharacterized protein LOC128879905, which gives rise to QHQARSPGDGKLLAHASNTAIKPSPGHHSLPRKKTPSDVRNAASTQQFQRAQSLRRSCLSPTQYHQQQHHAHRQQESSLHFEYFVPRSVSEFNLAAAAVTDIAVPPPPPSSVLRPASAITPPVASVVNPVPLNQSRLLECTATTTRSREKMVTFEDEGVNCATSTPTRKNVSALDNVFM